Sequence from the Prunus persica cultivar Lovell chromosome G5, Prunus_persica_NCBIv2, whole genome shotgun sequence genome:
AATAAGTTAACCTGGTTGTCAATGGAAACAATGGTTCACCTTTCACACAGGTCTTGGTCCCCTTGGACTCTCTTGGTCTATTCAAATTAACATCCAACTAAAAGAAATcacatttttatataaatcatactgatatttgaatgatataatgttatttttttcacaactgtGACATGTAAAATAACTGGTCACCAACTTTATTGCTCCTTAAACCTTATTTAGACGATTGTGTAATTCACtcgaataataataatattattatcacTAACACCGACGGAGCTAGGATTTGAAAAACGGGGCGGGCTTGATCTCTAAACTAactcttttgtttcttgagtGAAAACTCTTGCAACTAATTTAATCCCCAAATTAAGCTACAAATTAAACTTGAGATTAACTCGTAATTGAACTCtcataatatgtaatgtagaAGTAGCTAAACaaaatggttttttgttttgtttgagaaaCTAGTTTTAACTTATGTCGTGGGGGCAGAGAGAAGTTAGGTGTTGGGACTTTAGGAGTTAAATGCTTTGAAGAATCCAAAAGGTACACACACGATGATGATTTGGAGCTGTCACTCTATGCATTCCAACACGTTCAATTGTCAAAGATGGACCGATCATATTGAGCCACATAAACAATGAAAAGGGAAATAAATGCCACAGTTTCTTAGGTTGCGTCGAGGCTTTTTCCCTACTCCCCCTTCCTCCAAACAACCCACccattgaattgaatttgttGTAGAACAACATCTCTTGGAAAGGAGCAAGCAAAGCATGGTGGCATGGCATGActgtctttctctctcctctgcaCCAGCTTGTAACTTATTGAGAGAAATTGGAAGCATTGGAGTTTGCTCAAATTTGGTTTGACATAATCgccatatttattattatttttaattcctCTTTTCTATCTCACTTTGGACCCTCCGAAGAAAGAAGGGTCTTCAAAGCCCGTGTATCTCTGTCTCCGCCAAACGTATTTGATCTTTTCCTCTCATGGGTTTCGTTTACTCCATTAATTGCATGCTTCTGGTGTCATATATTAGCTGAAGCTCTTGGCTTTCAATCTCTCTGGGTTGGCATACTTTGTGGGTCTGAAGTTTTACTTGGGTTTAGAGTTGTGGGTGTAAATGGCCACCAATGCATCTGGGTTGTTTACTACTCCTACAGTTCCAAGCCTGAGGGGGAAGATTAAGCCTTCAATACGCATTTTTGGATCTGGGTTTCGCTCCCCTGATGGAATCTCCAAGAGGGTATTCTGCTCCAGTACCTTTGAAGGCGCAGAGAAGCACGTTGGAGCTTCCCCTTCTGAATCTAGAGCACCCAGGTGAGTTCAGTTCCATTTTTTCCAGTTGATTTAGCCCCTAATTGTTTCATATGTTGGATATGGTATAGCTGTATTTTCTGTAGAATATTATTGAACTGTGTTTGAAGAATACTTTATGGATTTTGATTCATGATCCTTTTTTTTGAAAGCCTTATGATGTGCATTCAATCAAagagttatttgttttatgGATTTACTTGTGCTGCTCGATTTGTTTTGATAATATGATTATTGTTTCATAGGCATGGATGACATAACATTGCATGTGCATATTCTGTTTGAAGGGATGGAGATTAAATTCATATATGTTAGCTTTTGGTGTACAAATCCTataaatttcatttatttcttACTTTTAAGCTTCTCATGAGCTGGAATTTTGTGGTGCCTGCTTTCCCATATAGAGATATGCAAGTATTTTTGGGGTTGCGATTAACAAGAGGTTATGTGAACTTTGAGTTGTGAAGACATTGGATACGAGTCTCAAATTTGTTAGCAATTACAGTTCGTACTGGCTGCTGGACTTGAACTGGAAGGACGTTGTATTTAATTCAAACACAATTGTAATTGTTTGTAGAGCTAAATTTCACTAAGGAGTAGAACTGAGTTCAATGCAAAATCACTTTACCTTGTTTGCCAGTTCGTTAGACATATATAAACTGACTTTTGTATGCAAGAACAAATAGTCTAGCAGCAACCGCTTAGTATTGGTTATGGTTCTACTGAAGTAATTTTGGAGTCAGAAATGATCAAATGTGTATGATTTGTGAAATGTAAGGTGTATTAGTTCCCTGGTTAGTAAGTGAAGTTTATTTTGGATACTTCCGTTACTTAAAAGTCGAGAATTATATGATCTTATTCATCTCCATTGTAGGTATAAATAGAATTTACAAGACTTAATCAACTAAGCCAATTACAATCAATTTGAACAAACCAAGCCGACTTTCTAGTAATGACAAACAATTTAAGTGTAAGATTAGGTAAAGTATCTGTGTATATATTATGCGTGTGTGCAAGGCTTAGATTAAGGCACAACTAAGGGGATTGTCTAACAAAGCATGTTTATGACTAACTTGAGGGTAAAATTAACTTAAGAGTCTTTCTCTTATGTAAATCAGTTTGTGGGCATGAGCTTAGGTGCATCAGTATCTGGCAAAACTATTAGATCTCCCTTTGATGATACTTCTGGATGAGGTTACAAGGATCATATTGGTCATTTGAGGTTGCTTGTATCAGTGTTCTTCCAATGGCTACTTCATCTGTCCTCTcgctctctcgctctctctcttcaaggAGGAGAATGTATGAAGGAAGGGAAACGAATGCAATAATCATGAAGAGACTAAAGGTTTAACTATCAGTTTATTCTCTTTTGTAGACTGGCTGAAGTTGAAAAAGACTTTTCTGGCCTATTGTCATCTGGTTATCTTATGAACCCCTTGTATCAGTGTTCTTCCAATGGCTACTTCATatgtcctctctctctctctctctctctctctctcttcaagtAGGAGAATGTTTTAGATGAAGGAAGGGAAACAAATGCAATAATCATGAAGAGACTATAGGTTTAACATATCAGtttattctctttttgtaGACTGGCTGAAGTTGAAAAAGACTTTTCTTGCCTATTGTTGTCTGGTTATCTTGTGAACCCCTTAAAACATGTTTTCTTGAAGGATTTCACATTGCCTTTAGGAATAAGTTGGTGATGCATCCATCAGTCTTCGCTTCTATCTAGTTATCAATATTGGCCTTTTATAATCGaattaatgtttttttctttcttgcattTGGATTCTCTTTGTGCTCAGTAGCCGTCTTCTTTAACGGCTTGGAAAAGGGTGCTAAATGTAGAATATAACCAAATTACTGTAACCCTTTATTAAATGCCTGGTCTGTTGGTTGAATTCTGTCCTGAATGAGTTGGttatctgttttctttaactaaagtttgatttttgtaAATGGATTTTAATATTGTCTCCCAcatcaaattataattttgctAGGTAAAAATTAGACCGAGTTGGACCTTGGCTGATTCTATGTGTTTTAGTACTGAGGTTGCATTTTGGTTAAATGTAGTAAGAGTTCAAGTTGGTAAATGATTATCTGACTGATCTTAAATTTCATCTCTTGTTCCCATgcttgaaaatatatataattacagGCTTGTTAGTAAAGGCTGCAAGTTAATTGGATGTGGCTCGGCGGTACCCTCCCTTAAGATTTCAAATGATGATCTTGCAAAAGTAGTAGACACTAACGATGAATGGATATCTGTTCGCACTGGCATTCGTAATCGACGAATTCTTTCAGGTTTGTTCATACTTGCTGTGCATGATAATGTCGTAAAGTTAGTAACTGTAAACAGTTTGAGGTGGCTTAGCATGCGTTGAGCTTAACTTAAGGAATTCAgcttcataatttcatatttgCGGTGCATGTGCACTGCATGACAAGAGGAAGCTATCTGATGGGCCACTCAGCTTGATGAGTCTGAGCTTACCTGGGATTAGGTTGGTTAGCTAGCTGCTTTTATGACCCTTTTTCTCTGCCCGTACTGAACAAATCTGTTACAGAGTTTCCTTGGCTTCACCATTCTATTCGGACAGCTAAAATGATATGGATATTGGGAAATTTGACCTGGTTGATGTTGCTAAGAGGGGCTTTCTTGTGGTTGTGCTggatatttttaatgtttttaccTTTTATCTCAGCTCATATTTTATACAACTATGTGTCTCTTTTCTGGTCCTCATATCTAGGTGTGATGGATATTTTTTTGTACCCTTTCTATATACTGACATCCTTATTGTAAAATATCAGGCAAAGAGAGCCTGACAGCGTTAGCAGTAGAGGCAGCACTTAAAGCTCTTGAGATGGCTGAAGTTGATGTTGATGATGTGGACCTAATCTTGATGTGCACATCTTCACCTGATGATCTGTTTGGCAGTGCTCCTCAGGTATATAGATCATTGGATGGTATATCCCATATCTGGATTCAGGTCAAAAAAATTAGAGGTTGAGCTTCTTAGTGGTGTATTATGTGATAGTTTTGTCAATATTGACcccttttatattttattatctaTGCTTTGATGGTGCATAAATCTCTAGGTAAAATGTTTTCATTTATCTAGGTTTGTATTTGGAAGTTATCTTAAGATGAACAATGAAAAGACCATTTCTtataagagagaaaaaaaaagagcaaacGTTCACTGCCTAGCTTTccttattttatatagggGTTCTATTTGGGACAAAGTAGATCCTTGCCTCCTTATGGGCATCTTTGACTAAGTGCCTGTTTGGCATTGTTTATTTAGggtaataagtgattttttaaaaattttgagatACCCAACTcgtttggtaaactgtgagaaaatcacttattgttaaaaattgctgtgaaaaaaagctataagggaaagcagctaataaggtgctttcattttctgattatgctggaatcagtttcgaagaggcgctggatttaatgattatgtgacaatcattttttgattattcGTAAAATCAATACctacaacacttttaacaaaaaatttaccaaacgccaaactgctttgtctcacagctgatttctctcacagcaaatctgacagcgattattttcacagcacagcaatgccaaactgggcATAAGCATTTTAGAAAAGTTCCCTTTAGTGATTCATGTTGACTGGACTGGAGTTTTGTACTAACTGTggcatgttttttttaaatccgaTTTGTTTGGTTTCTTCCAAGTGTGGCTTAGCTTATTTTATTTCAGTTTTCTCTGTATAGATGGAATTCTTATCCATCTGCTcttataatttgttttctttctttctatagaattttcttttagtataaaaaaatttccagtaggttattttgttgatttaGCTTATTGTGCTTATTTAGTTTTATGCTTTTTCCGTGGAATGGGCCTTTGACCAAATACTGTACTACATTGATCACACATGATATAATGAATGAACAACTGAGTAATACCTTATTTTGCATGTTAGAAACCATTGTAGTGTAAGAACAGCTAAATATTGACTAATTGAGCTTGTCATTTTAATAAATTCACTAACAAAATTTTACTATCTGAGtgtttatgttgttttattcAATATGGTAGCTTCTTAAGTtcttaaatttgttttatattgtaattttagGTTCAGAAAGCACTTGGCTGCAAAAGGAACCCTTTGGCTTATGATATTACAGCTGCCTGTAGCGGATTTGTTATGGGTCTAGTATCAGCTGCTTGCCACATTAGGGGTAACGACTTGGCTTACTTTGCTGTAAGGAGGCCACTGTTACTTTCATGTTTAATTGATTAAACTATAATGCGCAAACTACAGGAGGTGGATTCAAAAATGTTCTAGTTATTGGAGCTGATGCTCTTTCTCGGTTTGTTGACTGGACCGATAGAGGAACGTGTATTCTTTTTGGGGATGCTGCTGGTGCTGTATTAGTACAGGTGTGTTTATGTGTCTTATTGAAGTTTTGACATATCTAACGTGCCCTAGTTTTCTAGATAAGGGTGGTGGGTTCCCTGTCGCCTAGTGACTTTGAACTTTGCTTTATTTGGCAGCCAATtctgtttccaattttttagAAACTCATATCATACTGTCTTAATTTCGCCATTTCCAAAATTGATGAGTTAAGTTGTTAGTGGAGATCTAGTTGCAAAACATTTGATCCCACTTATTTGAAATTGCCATAATTATGTAGGCCTGCGATAGTGAGGATGATTCTTTGCTTGCTTTTGATTTGCATAGTGATGGTGACGGAAACAGGTTTGTGTTTTCTcgatttctgtttttgtttatccTTTTGACCTTTTTAGCGAGTGCAATATCTTAAGGCGTTCATGTTGATTATGACCGGGGGCACTTATCATTTTTTCCTCTCTGATACATGACTGCTcgactctctctccctttctctgcAGACATCTAAATGCTGCCTTCAAAGAAAGTGAAACAGATGAGTTGGGTTCTAATGGTTCAGTCTTAGGTTTCCCTCCAAGGCGCGCCTCATTTTCCTGCCTTCAAATGAATGGCAAAGAGGTCTTTCGCTTTGCTGTGCGCGTTGTGCCACAGTCAATTGAGGCTGCCCTTGCCAAGGCTGGTCTCCCGACATCTAGCATTGATTGGTTACTGCTCCATCAGGTATGAAGCATGATTTCTTTGGACAGTCCACCTGGGGCCTTGCAtataattcatcatttgactattatatttttcttgcatCATGTcgaatttgaagaaaaaatattttagggTGGAAAATAGACATATCTAAGGCAAGTTGATCAGCCTAATAATTCTTGATTTCCAAAAATATACCAGCCTGTCATGTATGTTAAGTGAATTAAACTGGTACAATTCTGAGAataatgctttgtttttttcttcataaaaaatataagtttGCAGGAAAATAGTTCTTAAAGTTAGCTTTTAATCACCTAAGGGTTTCAGAGTAAACAAGCGACATTGTATTTGTTCTGATAATGGTCAAAGGTGATGGGTAATGGGTTATGACGAAGATAAATCAATGCAGGCAAACCAGAGGATCCTTGATGGAGTTTCTTCTCGCATGCAAATCCCATCAGAACAGGTGATTTCAAATTTGGCAAACTATGGTAACACAAGCGCTGCTTCGATTCCTTTGGCATTGGATGAAGCTGTGAGAAGCGGGAAGGTGAAACCAGGCCATACAATTGCAGCTGCCGGCTTTGGAGCAGGTCTGACTTGGGGTTCTACTGTTTTCAGATGGGGTTGAAACTTCATCTCTCTTGCCAAGATAGAGAACATCCTAATCCTATGAAGCACAGTTTTGCAATTCTTGCTTCACATTCCAAATGTGTTGGATATTGGGGGGCGTTTCAGTGTCATAATCTCCATCAGCTcccttttgtttcctttctttcctcttttttttttttgttttttttttttgtttgtagcTTTGGTACCCTCAATAAAAATGTATTCTTTCTTCCTCAGtccaataattttatttatttttgttttttgagtcACAATTATGTATCGTTATCTCACTTGTGTAATGAACATTTTCCGAAACCAGAGTAGAGAGAACAGAGTTCAAATTTATCTTATACTGCAGAATTGGTTTATCAAGTGGCATACataattaactaagtacaaagacaaacaaattaataattacaaTTACAGAATGACAAGAAGAAAAGGCAAAATCTCAGGTAGGTCACTGAGCAAAAACTTGACCTCTAGATTTAATCTTCTGCAAGACACCTTCAATTGCAATATCAAAAGCATCTTTCTTGGCTCTCAAACCGACTGAACTTCCATGCTTCCTATACATAATTCTTGGTATCATCTCCAACACTCTCTCCCTCATTCTCCTGACTTTCCCTCTTGGTATGCTCCTAAGCACATCCAAAATCCTTGTCTCCTTGAACACCACATCCTCCTTGGCTATAAACACCGAAAACTCCCCGAACTGATCCTCTGGCAGGTGCCACCGGTACTGCGCCCTAGCGGACGATTCCTCAAAAAACACGGGAATGCAGCCGGCAACAATGCTGTCGAAGGTGGACCGCCTGGTCGGGGTGTCCCCGGGAGGctgcaaacaaaaacttgccTGCAACATCGGCCTCATGAACCGAATGGGATCATGCTCACAAATCCCATTAGAGCAATCTACAACGTCACAGAGCtttgaaaacccaccaacacCACTTCCATACATGCCCACATTGTTAacatttttgacatttttgtTCATGGTGTTATTTTCACACTCATTTCTAATGCTCCTCCTAATGGTGGGATTAC
This genomic interval carries:
- the LOC18776565 gene encoding 3-oxoacyl-[acyl-carrier-protein] synthase III, chloroplastic, whose protein sequence is MATNASGLFTTPTVPSLRGKIKPSIRIFGSGFRSPDGISKRVFCSSTFEGAEKHVGASPSESRAPRLVSKGCKLIGCGSAVPSLKISNDDLAKVVDTNDEWISVRTGIRNRRILSGKESLTALAVEAALKALEMAEVDVDDVDLILMCTSSPDDLFGSAPQVQKALGCKRNPLAYDITAACSGFVMGLVSAACHIRGGGFKNVLVIGADALSRFVDWTDRGTCILFGDAAGAVLVQACDSEDDSLLAFDLHSDGDGNRHLNAAFKESETDELGSNGSVLGFPPRRASFSCLQMNGKEVFRFAVRVVPQSIEAALAKAGLPTSSIDWLLLHQANQRILDGVSSRMQIPSEQVISNLANYGNTSAASIPLALDEAVRSGKVKPGHTIAAAGFGAGLTWGSTVFRWG